The Couchioplanes caeruleus nucleotide sequence ATCCGGGTCGAACAGGTCGTGGGTGGCGATGCTGGCCAACCGATCCGGTGAAGCGAGATCGGCGTACGTGTCTGCCATGGCGTCGAATCCTCCTCGATTGCCGCTGCTGGTGTGTACATCGGCGGGAATCAGGACGAACTGACCGGAATACCTTCCGGCCGGTAACCACTCAGGTGCGAGTGTGACGGTGTCGATCAGCGGAGTAGCCGACGAGCCTGGAGCCGCGATGAGAGCCACCGCCGTACGCCCGACCGGGGTGGAGCGCACCTTCGACCAAGGACGTCTCATCGTGTCCAAGACCGACACCAAGGGGATCATCCGGTACGCCAACCGGCTGTTCCTGGAGGTGTCCGCCTACGGTGCGGAGCAGGTCATCGGGCAGCCGCACAACGTGATCCGCCACCCCGACATGCCACGGGCCGTCTTCCACCTGCTGTGGGAGCGCCTCGGCGGCGGCCATGAGGTCTTCGCGTACATCAACAACCTGGCCTCGGACGGCGCCCACTACTGGGTGCTCGCGCACGTCACCCCCTCCGTCGACGCCCACGGCCGCACGGTGGGGTATCACTCCAGCCGGCGCGTACCGGACCGCCCCGCGGTGCAGGCAGTCGATCAGCTGTACGCGCGCCTGCGCGCCGAAGAGTTGCGGCACAACCGGCCGGCGGACGCGGTAGCGGCGTCACGGCGGCTGCTCGCGGCGGAACTCGAGGGGCGTGGCCAGAGCTATGACGAGTTCGTGTGGTCGCTGACCGCGGACGCGGCGACGGTGGGGGCGGGACGATGAGCGGGATGCGACTGTTCGCCGGCGGAGGCGGTACCACTGCGGTGGTCGACGGCGGCGTGGCTCCGTACCGGATCGCCGTGCAGGCCATGATCGAGGTTCTGGTCCGGTTGCGCGACGGCGACTTCGAGGCCCGGCTGCCGCAGTTCGACGGTCCTGACGAACTGCGGGTGCTGCAGGACGTCTTCAACGACGTCGTCGACGTCAACGACGCCTTCGTCCGCGAGGCTGCGGCGTCGCTGGGCGCCGCCAGCCGTGGCGAGTACCACCGGCAGTTCCTGACCCGCGGGCTGCACGGGGCCCACCGCGTCGCCGCCGAGAACATCAACGGCGCTCGCGACCACATGCACCGGACCGCCGATTCCGTCGCGCGCAGCGAGGCGGAGCGGGCGACTCTCGCCGAGCGCGTCCAGCAGGTCGCCGAGCAGGTGGCCGCCGCATCGACGGAACTCGGCGCCACGTCTGACGCGCTGGCCGTCTCCGCACGGCACGCCGTGGACCGCACGGACGGCGCGGTGGCCACCATGAAGACGCTCGACGAGGCGTCGCAGCAGATCTCCGACGCGGTCACGCTGATCAAGCGCATCGCCGCGCAGACCCGGCTGCTCGCGCTGAACGCCACGATCGAAGCCGCGCGCGCGGCCGAGGCCGGCCGCGGCTTCGCCGTGGTCGCCAGCGAGGTGAAGACCCTGGCCGACGAGGTCAACCGCTCCTCCGACAACATCGCGGCCCAGATCGACGATGCGCAGCGTGCCGCCGGTCAGGCTCGCGCCGCCATTCACGACATCGCCGTCGTCATCGCCGAGATGGACCATCAGGTGGCCGGGGTCGCCGCGGCGGCGGGCAGCGGCCTCGACGGGCAGCAGGGGCTGTCGCACCTGGCGGAAGCGTTGCGGGCGGAGATCGAACGGCTCGTCGCCGACTGACGCGGCGCTCAACGCTGCCGCGGACCCTCGCGCGTCAGGTAGGTGTGGTGCGTGCTGAAGCCCATCTTCTGATAGAGCGCCACCGCCGCCGTGTTCCGCTCCTCCACCTGCAGATATGCCCGCGCCGACCGCTGCTGCACGGCCCACTGCGCGAGCGCCCGCAGCACGTGGGCGCCCATGCCCCGTCGCCGCGCGGCCGGAGCGGTCTGCAGCAGCGACACCCCGAGCCAGCGGTCCGGCCCGCTGACCGCGCCGCGGGCCACCGCGAGCAACTCACCCTCGGCGTCGTGCACATGGGCGAAGACCGCATCGGGTACGCCGGTGAGAATGCGTTTCGCCGTCGCGGGCAAGGTGCCCTTGTGCTCGGCCACCATCTCGAACCAGGCGTCCGTGGGGGAGTCGGCGAGCTCGACCGTCGGCAGGTCGGCCCGCGCCGGCGACGCGTCCACCAGCGCCGCGACCCGGGCCGTCTGCACGAGGGTGAGGGGGCGGGCCGTCCAGCCGCGGGCGTCGAGGGCGGCGTTGACCGGCGCTGCGAGCGGCATCGGCGTGTTGATGAGAGGTTGCTGGCCGCGGGCCGCGTACCACTGCTCGACCGCGTCGATCGCCGCCTCCAGCGTGCGGTCGGGGTCACCGACGGCCAGGGCCGAGTTGGCCCGGCCGGTCCAGTTGTCGGCGGCGCGCAGGATCCAGGCGCCGAGCCGGGCCTGCACCGGCGCCGGCCAGCCGTCGTTGGCCGCCAGCTCCAGGGCCACGACGTCCGCCGCGGGCGGCCTGCGTGCGGGTGGCACCCGCTTGGCGCGGTGCACCTCTTTGAGGGGCACGCGAACCGTCCCCTTGGCCGTCGCGAGAGTGAGATCCGTCTCCGTCAGCTCCACCAGTTCCCCGAGTGCGTCGGTGAAAAGCGGACGATCCTGGGAAACGCCTACAATTCGGCGAACCACCACCCGGTGTCCCACATCCTGCCGTCGGAGCACGTGCCACCTCCTCCCGGCGAGATA carries:
- a CDS encoding methyl-accepting chemotaxis protein; amino-acid sequence: MRLFAGGGGTTAVVDGGVAPYRIAVQAMIEVLVRLRDGDFEARLPQFDGPDELRVLQDVFNDVVDVNDAFVREAAASLGAASRGEYHRQFLTRGLHGAHRVAAENINGARDHMHRTADSVARSEAERATLAERVQQVAEQVAAASTELGATSDALAVSARHAVDRTDGAVATMKTLDEASQQISDAVTLIKRIAAQTRLLALNATIEAARAAEAGRGFAVVASEVKTLADEVNRSSDNIAAQIDDAQRAAGQARAAIHDIAVVIAEMDHQVAGVAAAAGSGLDGQQGLSHLAEALRAEIERLVAD
- a CDS encoding GNAT family N-acetyltransferase — protein: MLRRQDVGHRVVVRRIVGVSQDRPLFTDALGELVELTETDLTLATAKGTVRVPLKEVHRAKRVPPARRPPAADVVALELAANDGWPAPVQARLGAWILRAADNWTGRANSALAVGDPDRTLEAAIDAVEQWYAARGQQPLINTPMPLAAPVNAALDARGWTARPLTLVQTARVAALVDASPARADLPTVELADSPTDAWFEMVAEHKGTLPATAKRILTGVPDAVFAHVHDAEGELLAVARGAVSGPDRWLGVSLLQTAPAARRRGMGAHVLRALAQWAVQQRSARAYLQVEERNTAAVALYQKMGFSTHHTYLTREGPRQR
- a CDS encoding PAS domain-containing protein encodes the protein MRATAVRPTGVERTFDQGRLIVSKTDTKGIIRYANRLFLEVSAYGAEQVIGQPHNVIRHPDMPRAVFHLLWERLGGGHEVFAYINNLASDGAHYWVLAHVTPSVDAHGRTVGYHSSRRVPDRPAVQAVDQLYARLRAEELRHNRPADAVAASRRLLAAELEGRGQSYDEFVWSLTADAATVGAGR